GGTTCAGGTCACCTACTTCCTCTACCTGTTCGGGCTGGCCAAGGCGGCCATCATGCCCCTGCACAACTGGCTGCCCGGGGCCATGGTGGCGCCCACGCCTGTCTCGGCGCTTCTCCACGCCGTGGCCGTGGTCAAGGCGGGCGTGTTCAGCCTGAGCCGGGTGATGCTCTCCGGCTTCGGGGTGCAGGCACTGGATTCGCTCGGGATTGGCATGGCCACGGCCTGGCTGGCGGCGTTCACCATCGTGGCCGCCTCGGTGATCGCACTGACCAAGGACGACCTCAAGGCCCGGCTGGCCTACTCCACGGTGAGCCAGCTCTCCTACGTTATCCTTGGCGTGGCGCTGCTCACGCCCCTGGCGGTGTCGGGGGGGCTGGCGCACATCGCGCACCACGCGTTCTCCAAGATCACGCTGTTCTTCGCGGCGGGGGCCATCTACGTGGCCGCGCACACCAAGAAGATCAGCCTCATGGACGGCCTGGGCAGGAAGATGCCCTTCACCTTCGCGGCCTTCGCCGTGGGGAGTTTGTCCATGATCGGCGTGCCGCCCTCCTGCGGGTTCGTGACCAAATGGCTGGTGGCCGGGGGCGCGCTGCAGGCGGATAGGCTGGCGATATTGCTGGTGCTGGGGGCGTCCACGGTGCTGAACGCGGCGTATTTCGCGCCGGTGGTGTACCGGGCGTTCTTCAGGCCCGCGCCCGAAGGCGCGGAGCATCATGGGGGCGAGGCCCCGCTGAGCATGGTGGTGCCGCTGTCGCTCACGGCGCTGATATCGCTGTATCTGGGCATTTTCCCGGAGACGTTCATGCGATTCGTGAACGCGTTCGGGGGATTTTAGGAAGATTTTGGTGACCGGTTCCGGCCTTGGCCTCAGCCGGGCCGTGCCGCCCGATATATTTGAAGAATATCAGCCGTCACGGCCCGGCTGAGGCCAAGGCCGGAACCGAAGCGGTTCAGCGCGGTAAAATGGGGCTGGGAAGCATTGAAATGACCGTGTCCGTCTGGGACGCGAAGCAGAATGGGAGTCCAGAGGGACGAAGTCCCTTTGGCCGCCGGAGGCCCTCCTCCCTCGAAGGGCCATAATTGACGAAGGGGAAACGCCTGTGAGCAGCAAGTACTGGAAGATCCTGGCGGCGATCCTGGCCGCGCTGGCGGGGGCCAACCTG
The window above is part of the Fundidesulfovibrio soli genome. Proteins encoded here:
- a CDS encoding monovalent cation/H+ antiporter subunit D family protein, which gives rise to MAEFLESPRLLLPLAVTFVAPFLVWRFGNRPNLREGVSFAGGFLAFCAVLWLAPAVLAGKVWLWRVCELMPGITVTFCVDGLSLIFALVACFLWMFATSYNIGYMRSLDEHAQTRYFFCFAVAIFGAVGVAFSANVFTLYLFYEVITIFTYPLVAHHQDEEGFAGARKYMVYLMGSSKLFLLPAMILTYVLAGTLEFNLTDIVHGMFPKDANPVLVQVTYFLYLFGLAKAAIMPLHNWLPGAMVAPTPVSALLHAVAVVKAGVFSLSRVMLSGFGVQALDSLGIGMATAWLAAFTIVAASVIALTKDDLKARLAYSTVSQLSYVILGVALLTPLAVSGGLAHIAHHAFSKITLFFAAGAIYVAAHTKKISLMDGLGRKMPFTFAAFAVGSLSMIGVPPSCGFVTKWLVAGGALQADRLAILLVLGASTVLNAAYFAPVVYRAFFRPAPEGAEHHGGEAPLSMVVPLSLTALISLYLGIFPETFMRFVNAFGGF